From a single Prosthecobacter sp. genomic region:
- a CDS encoding 1-deoxy-D-xylulose-5-phosphate reductoisomerase, producing the protein MRKVLLLGSTGSIGTSALKVARDIPERMQIVGLAANSSLEALVEQVRETGVKQVALTDPTAAAKARALLPADVVLHTGTQGLIDLVNESDADMVLVAIVGTAGLAPALAAIERGKHLAVASKEILVMAGEAVTEAAKRKGVNILPVDSEHNAIFQCLEGHRHSDVQRILLTASGGPFRTLPADQLPGVTVAQALKHPTWTMGRKITIDSATLFNKGLEMIEAKWLFDVPMDKIEVVVHPQSIVHSMVEFADNSVIAQLSHSDMCFPIQYAVTWPDRVPNNLKPLNFAQVGALHFEAPRVDDFPALNLARHAGTIGGTLPAVLNAANEVAVDAFLNGKINFPGIWQTVELVMNAHQVIAHPNLEALIDADAWARRTAAESL; encoded by the coding sequence ATGCGCAAAGTCCTCCTCCTCGGCTCCACCGGCTCCATCGGCACCAGCGCCCTCAAAGTCGCGCGCGACATCCCGGAGCGTATGCAGATCGTCGGCCTGGCCGCGAACAGCAGCCTCGAGGCACTCGTCGAGCAAGTCCGTGAGACCGGCGTGAAGCAGGTCGCGCTCACCGATCCCACCGCGGCGGCCAAAGCGCGAGCGCTGCTGCCTGCGGATGTCGTTTTGCACACCGGAACGCAGGGTCTTATCGATCTCGTCAACGAATCCGACGCCGACATGGTGCTCGTTGCCATCGTCGGCACCGCCGGACTCGCACCCGCCCTCGCCGCCATCGAACGCGGCAAGCATCTCGCCGTCGCCAGCAAAGAAATCCTCGTCATGGCCGGCGAAGCCGTCACCGAAGCCGCGAAGCGCAAGGGCGTGAACATTCTGCCCGTGGACAGCGAGCACAACGCCATCTTCCAATGTCTCGAAGGCCACCGCCATAGCGACGTGCAGCGCATCCTGCTCACCGCCAGCGGCGGCCCCTTCCGCACGCTGCCCGCCGATCAACTGCCGGGCGTGACCGTCGCGCAGGCCCTGAAGCATCCCACCTGGACCATGGGCCGCAAGATCACCATCGACAGCGCCACGCTCTTCAACAAAGGCCTCGAAATGATCGAGGCGAAGTGGCTTTTCGACGTGCCGATGGACAAGATCGAGGTCGTCGTGCATCCGCAAAGCATCGTCCACAGCATGGTCGAGTTCGCCGACAACAGCGTCATCGCCCAGCTCAGCCACAGCGACATGTGCTTCCCGATTCAATACGCCGTCACCTGGCCTGATCGCGTGCCGAACAATTTGAAGCCGCTCAACTTCGCCCAAGTCGGCGCCCTGCATTTCGAAGCCCCCCGCGTTGACGATTTCCCCGCCCTCAATCTCGCCCGCCACGCCGGCACCATCGGCGGCACGCTCCCTGCCGTGCTCAATGCTGCCAACGAAGTCGCCGTCGATGCCTTCCTCAACGGCAAGATCAACTTCCCCGGCATCTGGCAGACTGTGGAGCTTGTCATGAACGCGCATCAAGTCATCGCGCATCCCAATCTGGAGGCGCTCATCGACGCGGATGCCTGGGCGAGGAGAACTGCGGCCGAATCGCTCTGA
- a CDS encoding Rrf2 family transcriptional regulator yields MKLSLFTDYSLRVLMFAALKGESFSLSEVAESYDISRHHLVKVVNYLAKLGYLETRRGRGGGIALGMKPEEIRIGMVVRRTEDTPFIVECFDKQHNTCPINGSCRLKGALAQAVNAFYETLDRHTLRDLVGGTEGPRLHRILLPKP; encoded by the coding sequence ATGAAACTCAGCCTTTTCACCGACTACTCTCTGCGGGTGCTCATGTTTGCCGCGCTGAAGGGCGAGTCCTTTTCCCTCAGCGAAGTTGCTGAGTCCTACGACATCTCACGCCACCATCTCGTGAAGGTGGTGAACTACCTCGCCAAGCTCGGCTACCTCGAAACCCGCCGTGGCCGTGGCGGCGGCATCGCGCTGGGCATGAAGCCTGAGGAAATCCGCATCGGCATGGTCGTGCGGCGCACCGAGGACACACCTTTCATCGTCGAGTGCTTCGACAAACAGCACAATACCTGCCCCATCAACGGCTCCTGCCGCCTCAAAGGCGCTCTCGCCCAGGCCGTGAATGCCTTTTACGAAACGCTCGACCGCCACACACTGCGCGATCTGGTCGGCGGAACGGAAGGCCCGCGCCTGCACCGCATTTTGCTCCCCAAGCCATGA
- a CDS encoding sugar phosphate nucleotidyltransferase, translating to MNQAFVLGAGIGERLRPLTEQLPKPLVPVFHRPLITYAFDHLRAAGVSRFVVNTHHLPEAYARAFPEQNYHGTPIQFRNESPVRLETAGGIANVRDLLGNEPFLVYNGDILTDLPLKPLLTEHRENGNLVTLALRSHGPALHIAFDARRGRVTDIRNKLGTGDEGKYLFTGIYACDPAIHDWITPGKVESVIPIFLNMIREGAKIGAVVIDDGCWWDLGSRTTYLSAHSALNGMYGPAIDPAAQIEHGAVLRGINVIGPGAVIESGAQLEDTIVWPGGHVVAGSVLKRCIVRSGITAAGSVEDVDF from the coding sequence GTGAATCAGGCATTTGTATTGGGCGCAGGCATTGGTGAACGGCTCCGGCCGCTGACGGAACAGCTTCCGAAGCCGCTCGTGCCCGTGTTTCACCGGCCGTTGATCACCTACGCCTTCGATCATCTGCGTGCGGCGGGTGTGTCACGTTTCGTGGTGAACACACATCACCTCCCGGAGGCCTATGCGCGGGCCTTCCCAGAGCAAAACTACCACGGCACGCCGATTCAATTCCGCAACGAAAGCCCCGTGCGCCTCGAAACCGCCGGCGGCATCGCCAACGTGCGCGATCTGCTCGGGAACGAGCCCTTTCTCGTCTATAACGGTGACATCCTGACCGACCTGCCGCTCAAGCCGCTGCTCACGGAGCACCGTGAAAATGGCAATCTCGTCACCCTGGCCCTGCGCAGCCATGGGCCGGCCCTGCACATCGCCTTTGATGCCCGGCGCGGCCGCGTCACTGACATCCGCAACAAACTCGGCACCGGAGACGAGGGGAAATACCTCTTCACTGGTATCTACGCCTGCGATCCAGCCATCCACGACTGGATCACGCCCGGAAAGGTCGAATCCGTCATCCCGATCTTCCTCAACATGATCCGCGAAGGGGCCAAAATCGGTGCCGTCGTGATCGACGACGGCTGCTGGTGGGATCTGGGCAGCCGCACGACCTATTTGTCCGCGCACTCGGCTTTGAACGGCATGTATGGCCCGGCGATCGACCCGGCGGCGCAGATTGAACACGGGGCCGTTTTGCGCGGCATCAACGTCATCGGACCTGGAGCGGTGATCGAATCCGGCGCGCAGCTTGAAGACACCATCGTCTGGCCGGGCGGACATGTGGTCGCCGGTTCCGTGCTGAAGCGCTGCATCGTCCGCAGCGGCATCACGGCGGCGGGGAGCGTCGAAGACGTGGATTTTTAG
- a CDS encoding phosphatidate cytidylyltransferase — MSESAAALPTPPSKRRVFASRLFSTLILWALLAVAFQWRSNWLVIAITGFFGVAGAVEYYRLLRADPHARSFNALGFVICFAYWATVIWWTMTHHSEPPMWLDLAALTASVHGSFLLCYRQQLEGALTLQRIFNTVFGVVYTVIFFGFIARLMYFRPDGNGITGLFLVLFLVMVTKFSDMGAYVVGVLFGKHKMIPHISPAKSWEGFVGAFIGSFAAAAVLLALMPEKIAPITWMHGMILAPVLCATAVTGDLAESVLKRCVAIKDTGHALPGIGGVLDLTDSLLFTAPVFYFYLSAIAR; from the coding sequence ATGTCCGAATCCGCCGCAGCCCTGCCGACCCCGCCCAGCAAGCGCCGCGTCTTTGCGTCCCGCCTGTTCAGTACGCTGATCCTGTGGGCGCTGCTGGCGGTGGCGTTTCAATGGAGGAGCAACTGGCTGGTCATCGCCATCACCGGCTTCTTCGGCGTGGCAGGAGCGGTGGAATATTATCGCCTGCTGCGCGCCGACCCCCATGCGCGCTCGTTCAACGCGCTCGGCTTCGTCATCTGCTTCGCCTACTGGGCCACGGTGATCTGGTGGACGATGACGCACCACTCCGAGCCGCCGATGTGGTTGGACCTCGCCGCGCTCACCGCGAGCGTGCATGGCTCCTTCCTGCTGTGCTACCGCCAGCAGCTTGAGGGCGCGCTCACGCTCCAGCGCATCTTCAACACAGTCTTCGGCGTCGTTTACACGGTCATCTTCTTCGGCTTCATCGCCCGCCTCATGTACTTCCGCCCGGACGGCAACGGCATCACCGGCCTCTTCCTCGTGCTCTTCCTCGTCATGGTCACCAAGTTCAGCGACATGGGCGCTTATGTGGTCGGCGTGCTGTTTGGGAAGCACAAAATGATCCCGCACATCAGCCCGGCGAAATCGTGGGAGGGCTTTGTCGGTGCTTTCATCGGATCCTTTGCAGCTGCGGCCGTCTTGCTGGCTCTCATGCCCGAAAAAATCGCCCCCATCACCTGGATGCATGGCATGATCCTCGCCCCGGTTCTCTGCGCCACCGCCGTCACCGGCGATCTCGCCGAGTCCGTGCTCAAACGCTGCGTTGCCATCAAGGACACCGGCCACGCCCTGCCCGGCATCGGCGGCGTGCTCGATCTCACGGACAGCCTGCTCTTCACCGCACCGGTGTTTTATTTTTATCTCTCCGCCATCGCCCGCTAA
- a CDS encoding LysM peptidoglycan-binding domain-containing protein yields MAAYVIQPGDTPMGIARKFGMSFDAFKAINPGLCDANNHCRVQFPGQVLQVEAPGGAPAAPANPTQPAAGFAPQAPPWMEVALREQNVAEWNPGDNPRIIEYLASVGVRGGDETSWCAAFVNWSIRKAGFRGHNTGLAGPWISYGRAVAPAYGCVVVLQPLSAGASGHVGFLHAMDQSNVWLLSGNSANRVRISAYSRGKLVPGQCFRWPV; encoded by the coding sequence ATGGCAGCCTACGTCATCCAGCCCGGCGACACACCGATGGGCATCGCGCGCAAATTCGGCATGAGCTTTGACGCCTTCAAAGCCATCAATCCGGGCCTGTGCGACGCGAACAACCACTGCCGCGTGCAGTTTCCCGGCCAAGTGCTGCAGGTCGAGGCTCCAGGCGGTGCACCTGCCGCTCCGGCGAATCCGACCCAGCCCGCTGCGGGCTTTGCGCCCCAGGCTCCGCCGTGGATGGAAGTGGCGCTCCGCGAACAAAACGTGGCCGAATGGAACCCTGGCGACAACCCGCGCATCATCGAATACCTCGCCAGCGTGGGCGTACGTGGCGGCGATGAGACGAGCTGGTGCGCCGCCTTTGTGAACTGGAGCATCCGCAAGGCCGGCTTTCGCGGCCATAACACCGGCCTCGCCGGCCCGTGGATCAGCTACGGCCGCGCCGTGGCACCGGCCTACGGCTGCGTGGTCGTGCTGCAACCGCTCAGCGCCGGTGCCAGCGGTCACGTCGGTTTTCTGCATGCGATGGATCAAAGCAACGTCTGGCTGCTCAGCGGCAACAGCGCCAACCGCGTACGCATTTCCGCCTACTCGCGCGGCAAGCTGGTGCCGGGGCAGTGTTTCCGCTGGCCGGTGTGA
- a CDS encoding phosphotransferase yields MLPEHEALLILTREQFPELNSTPCEVEVILKGASDRHFYRLKWQDGREPMVLMVYTLARRDNPKFVPATHRLEKMGAHVPHVLAFDERRLCVWLEDLGRVDLQSLNHQPWSKRAPLYEATLREAAKFHGVEEKSLTPADLDELEPAFDEALYEWEQNYFLDHFVGGHLGREFTHAEYQAAHETLKQLRRRLAKLPRCLVHRDFQSQNVLIRGEEAWLVDYQGLRLGRAEYDLGSLLYDPYVNLSRTERSELLRYYAAHRGLDLNELREVFYLCAAQRLMQALGAYANLSRNLGKPHYIQHIPAAVANLAEVCREGQGLHDLRAFFEGGF; encoded by the coding sequence ATGCTCCCCGAACACGAGGCCTTGCTCATTCTCACCCGCGAACAGTTTCCTGAACTGAACAGCACACCATGCGAGGTCGAAGTGATTCTCAAAGGCGCCTCTGACCGCCATTTTTACCGCCTGAAATGGCAGGACGGTCGCGAACCGATGGTTCTGATGGTTTACACCCTGGCCCGGCGTGACAATCCGAAGTTTGTGCCCGCCACCCATCGTCTGGAAAAGATGGGTGCCCATGTGCCGCATGTGCTGGCCTTTGATGAGAGGCGGCTCTGCGTGTGGCTGGAGGACTTGGGCCGTGTGGATTTGCAATCCTTGAACCACCAGCCCTGGAGCAAACGTGCCCCGCTTTACGAAGCCACGCTACGTGAGGCGGCCAAATTCCACGGCGTGGAGGAGAAATCACTCACCCCTGCCGATCTCGACGAACTGGAGCCTGCCTTCGACGAAGCGCTCTATGAATGGGAACAGAACTACTTCCTCGATCACTTTGTCGGCGGGCATCTGGGCCGCGAATTCACACACGCGGAATACCAGGCCGCTCATGAAACGCTCAAACAACTCCGCCGCCGCCTTGCCAAACTGCCGCGTTGCCTTGTTCATCGCGATTTCCAGAGCCAGAACGTGCTCATCCGGGGCGAAGAAGCCTGGCTGGTCGATTACCAGGGACTGCGCCTTGGCCGTGCCGAATACGATCTTGGTTCGCTGCTCTACGATCCGTATGTGAACCTTTCACGCACCGAGCGTTCCGAGTTGCTGCGTTACTACGCCGCGCATCGCGGCCTCGATTTGAACGAGCTGCGCGAAGTCTTCTACCTCTGCGCCGCCCAGCGCCTCATGCAGGCCCTCGGTGCCTACGCCAACCTCAGCCGCAACCTCGGCAAACCGCATTACATCCAGCACATCCCCGCCGCTGTGGCGAATCTGGCCGAAGTCTGCCGGGAAGGGCAGGGGCTGCACGACCTGCGGGCGTTCTTTGAAGGCGGGTTTTGA